The Psychrobacter sp. 28M-43 genome segment GTATCGATGTCGATAGTGAGACGGTACTCGATTGGAATACGATGCTGCGCCACATTGCAGCGATGCCCATTACTTCTCCCGAAAATGCTACTAAGTATGACAGCGCTTATAGTGCATTGATCTATGGCTGGGTATTGGGCGGCGTAGTAGAGGTGGTTACTCATTTGTCGCTAGCCGAAGCACTGCGCCAGTATCTAACGGAGCCTCTGGGTATTGCCGACAGCTGCTATTTTGGTGTGCCAGATAGTAAAGTAGATCAGGTGGCAAAATTGGCCAAAGATTTTGAAGAAACAGAGGATACAAGCTCTCAATTAAAATCGAGACGTCAAAAACCAACCTTAAAAGTAGACTCTCAAGAGACTTTACGTACTTATGCAAGCTTACCTAGTTATCACTGCTGGCAGCAGAAAATGATAAATGATAAGCGTGCAGCTGAGACGCAAAATAGCCTTGATGACAGCCTTGATGAAAATCTAGATAGCTCTGATATTGATAACGCACAGCCTGTATTAAATACTGCGCGTATCAATAGCTTATATTTTAATACCAGTCAGCTCAATCTAAAAAACTATAAGGCGGCGCTGATACCTGCTGGCAAACATGTCCTTGATTATCATAAGCGCCAAACATTACAGGCGGTCATTCCAGCGGCAAATGGTGTCGCTTCCGCTAAAGCACTGGCAACGATCTATGCAATGCTCGCTAATGGCGGTATATGGCAAGGAAAGGCACTGATTGATAGTGCTACTTTTGAGCAGTTATCTACTCCGCAGGTTAAGGGTTTAGATGCGGTTATGCCAGCAGCTATGAAATGGCGATTGGGCTATCATAGATTATTTAACTTGTATGCTAACAACGATGATACGGATAAGAGAAAGAGTCCTGCTTTATCAGGATTTGGGCATATGGGATATAACGGATCGGTTGCTTGGTGCGACCCTGAGCGCCAATTGTCATTTGCTTTTATTCATAATTTTGATACCACCATGCTCAATGACGTTCGTCAGTTTGCGCTGACAGAAGCCGTCTTGAGCTGGGTAGAAGAGATACTTTAATAATGCCAACTTCAATCGCGAATTGATTCTGTTTCAAATATAAGCAGCATTAATTTTAATGCTGCTTATTTGGTGTCATTTTAAGCAATCTTGATGCGCTGAGACCATGGATAAAGATAGAAGTCAAAATGACAATTGAACAGACAATCCACAATTTAAGCGCATCTTCATCCGCGAAAAATCCTTGATTGAGCGCATAAGACAGATAATATAAAGTACCGATACCGCGAATACCCAAAGCCGATATCGCGTATTTCTCGGTATGAGGTAAGTTCAATCCTGATAAGGCAATAAATCCACCAATCGGTCGTATAAGTAGTAGGAAGGTAAAGCTGACGATATAGACACGCCATGTCAACTCGACACCTGCCTGCAACCCTTGACCAAGGAACATACCAAAGATAACCAGCACCAATGACATCAATAAGCCTTCTGATTGCTCAGCGAAATCATGCAGTTTTTGATGATAGGTATGCTCACACTCCGAGCGACGAAACGCAAATGCAGCCACAAATACAGCGATAAAGCCATAACTGTGTACATACTCTGCAAGTCCATAGGCTAGTAGCGTCAACGCAATAACCACATAGCCTTGCGAGATAGTAGTCTCACGGGTATGTTTAGAAAACACGACTTTGGCCAATATTTTACCAACCAATACACCTACTACTACGCCTGCGCCAATCTTCCATAAGACATCATGAGTAAACCACGACCATAGCATCTCGTAAGTAAAGGCTTTGCCTTCACTGAACGCTTCTGCGATCTTAATCGCTAGATACACAAATGGAAAGGCCAGACCATCGTTTAATCCTGCCTCTGACGTTAAAGTAAAACGCGGAGTGTCTTCTCCTCCTGTATTGGGAGGTCCCACCTGAATGCTCGAAGCTAACACTGGATCAGTAGGCGCTAACACTGCACCTAACAAAATAGCTGCACCAAGGCTTAAACCAAACGCGTAATACCCCAAGACTGCCATCGCAAAAATACCAATAGGCATGGTAATAAGTAGCAGTCTTACAGTTGGTCGCCACAATCGCCAAGACAACTCTGTATCGATTTTAATGCCAGCACCAACCAATGAGACCAGTACAACAATCTCAGTCAGTTTTTCGATGAGTAAACCGTTATCAAGTGGGTCTAAAAAGGACAAAGACGTCCACCAGTAGCCCATCATCAGACCGAAGCTGACTTGGAGCATCGGTAAAGAGATAGAGGTGCGCTTAAAAATAACAGGAAACAAGGCCCCTAGTAAAAAGGCAATCCCGCAGATTAATAAGAATAAGTTATATTTTTCAATCATAAGGTTTACGCACGTCGTTATGTTTTAAGGGTCAATTTTAAGAGAGTAATTTTAGAAATTGATGATAATTCACAGCAATAGTTGATAGTCAGTCACTGATACCCTTTATCATGACGCCAAAATAAAATAATTACCGCAAAAAATAGTTATCAAAACGACAGCTACGTTGTTTTTTGGTGAAAAAAAAGCCTGCATTACGCAGGCTTAATATATTTTTATCAGTATGTTTGGAGCATTGATAGCTTACAGACTAGCGCTCCACTTGGCTCACGTCACGTACGGCGCCAGTATCAGCACTAGTGGTCATAGCCGCATAAGCACGTAATGCTGGTGAGACATGACGATCACGGTCGACAGGCTTCCATGCATCACGTCCACGCGCTTCCATGGCTTCTCGGCGAGCGGCTAAGTCTGCATCGCTTACTTTCATGTTGATGGTACGATTTGGGATATCGATATGAATGCTATCGCCTTCCTCAACCAAACCAATCGCCCCGCCTTCAGCAGCTTCTGGGCTAGCATGGCCAATTGATAGACCTGATGTACCACCAGAGAAGCGACCATCTGTCAGTAGGGCGCATTCTTTACCCAATCCTTTTGACTTCAGATAAGTCGTTGGGTACAGCATCTCTTGCATACCAGGGCCGCCTTTAGGGCCTTCGTAGCGAATGATGACGACATCGCCTGCAACGATTTGATCAGCCAATACCGCAGCAACCGCATCATCTTGTGATTCAAATAGACGTGCACGACCAGTAAAGGTCAAGATGCTTTCGTCGACGCCTGCGGTTTTGACCACGCAGCCACGCTCGGCGATATTGCCATATAGTACGGCTAAGCCGCCATCTGTAGAATAGGCGTGTTTGGCGCTACGGATACAACCTGACTCACGGTTGACGTCGAGGTTTGACCACTCTTTTGATTGTGAGAATGCTTCCGTGGTACGTACGCCACCAGGTGCTGCAAGGAAGCGTGCGCGAGCTTCATGATTGTCAGGGCTCATGATGTCCCATTTGTCGATGGCTTCTTTCATCGTTGCGCTATGGATAGTTGGCACGTCAGTCTTTAGTAACTCGGCGCGATCAAGTTCGGCCAATAATGCAAAGACACCGCCAGCACGATGCACGTCTTCCATATGGTATTTCTGTGAGGCAGGCGCTACTTTTGCAAGGCAAGGCACACCGCGACTCAAACGGTCAATATCAGCCATCTTAAAGTCGATCTCTGCTTCATTGGCTGCAGCAAGTAGATGCAAGATGGTATTGGTTGAGCCGCCCATAGCGATATCTAGACTCATGGCATTTTCAAAAGCAGCTTTGGTAGCGATAG includes the following:
- the ilvD gene encoding dihydroxy-acid dehydratase, translated to MDYRSKTSTGGRNMAGARALWRATGMTDGDFGKPIIAIANSFTQFVPGHVHLKDLGQLVAREIEQAGGVAKEFNTIAVDDGIAMGHSGMLYSLPSRDLIADSVEYMVNAHCADALVCISNCDKITPGMLMAAMRLNIPVVFISGGPMEAGKILASTVGKSHNTDSSDSSAVRKLDLVDAMMDAADDSISDEDVAAIEASACPTCGSCSGMFTANSMNCLTEALGLALPGNGSLLATHSLRRELFLEAGRTIVSLAKRRYEQDDDSVLPRSIATKAAFENAMSLDIAMGGSTNTILHLLAAANEAEIDFKMADIDRLSRGVPCLAKVAPASQKYHMEDVHRAGGVFALLAELDRAELLKTDVPTIHSATMKEAIDKWDIMSPDNHEARARFLAAPGGVRTTEAFSQSKEWSNLDVNRESGCIRSAKHAYSTDGGLAVLYGNIAERGCVVKTAGVDESILTFTGRARLFESQDDAVAAVLADQIVAGDVVIIRYEGPKGGPGMQEMLYPTTYLKSKGLGKECALLTDGRFSGGTSGLSIGHASPEAAEGGAIGLVEEGDSIHIDIPNRTINMKVSDADLAARREAMEARGRDAWKPVDRDRHVSPALRAYAAMTTSADTGAVRDVSQVER
- a CDS encoding serine hydrolase domain-containing protein gives rise to the protein MDHNTENSNTSINADFQKKLRQLLTDLQLDDAPAGGAVAVYQAGQCIAQASTGMARPDMSWQPNTLAINFSTGKGVLATLVHVLVSQQLLEYDKPIAHYWPEFAANGKDQITLRQVMSHQADLFSIQSIDVDSETVLDWNTMLRHIAAMPITSPENATKYDSAYSALIYGWVLGGVVEVVTHLSLAEALRQYLTEPLGIADSCYFGVPDSKVDQVAKLAKDFEETEDTSSQLKSRRQKPTLKVDSQETLRTYASLPSYHCWQQKMINDKRAAETQNSLDDSLDENLDSSDIDNAQPVLNTARINSLYFNTSQLNLKNYKAALIPAGKHVLDYHKRQTLQAVIPAANGVASAKALATIYAMLANGGIWQGKALIDSATFEQLSTPQVKGLDAVMPAAMKWRLGYHRLFNLYANNDDTDKRKSPALSGFGHMGYNGSVAWCDPERQLSFAFIHNFDTTMLNDVRQFALTEAVLSWVEEIL
- a CDS encoding cation:proton antiporter, giving the protein MIEKYNLFLLICGIAFLLGALFPVIFKRTSISLPMLQVSFGLMMGYWWTSLSFLDPLDNGLLIEKLTEIVVLVSLVGAGIKIDTELSWRLWRPTVRLLLITMPIGIFAMAVLGYYAFGLSLGAAILLGAVLAPTDPVLASSIQVGPPNTGGEDTPRFTLTSEAGLNDGLAFPFVYLAIKIAEAFSEGKAFTYEMLWSWFTHDVLWKIGAGVVVGVLVGKILAKVVFSKHTRETTISQGYVVIALTLLAYGLAEYVHSYGFIAVFVAAFAFRRSECEHTYHQKLHDFAEQSEGLLMSLVLVIFGMFLGQGLQAGVELTWRVYIVSFTFLLLIRPIGGFIALSGLNLPHTEKYAISALGIRGIGTLYYLSYALNQGFFADEDALKLWIVCSIVILTSIFIHGLSASRLLKMTPNKQH